In Oncorhynchus gorbuscha isolate QuinsamMale2020 ecotype Even-year linkage group LG02, OgorEven_v1.0, whole genome shotgun sequence, a single genomic region encodes these proteins:
- the LOC124004525 gene encoding CCR4-NOT transcription complex subunit 4-like isoform X1: MSHSPEIKDDSMECPLCMEPLEIDDVNFFPCTCGYQICRFCWHRIRTDENGLCPACRKPYPEDPAVYKPLSQEEIQRIKNEKKQKQNEKKQKVTENRKHLASVRVVQRNLVFVVGLSQRLADPEVLKRPEYFGKFGKIHKVVINNSTSYAGSQGPSASAYVTYIRSEDALRAIQCVNNVVVDGRTLKASLGTTKYCSYFLKSMQCPKPDCMYLHELGDEAASFTKEEMQAGKHQEYEQKLLQDLYKMNPSFLQTPTCSGEKSKSKSSNSTQRPSNGKDGWPTLSVYGGKLANGLSEDRKSPPLLDCCLDPEVMTSDGLRLGLGLDTGMGSVQGAALSPFSSNCDSNGPSDKPPESIGMVNGETLQQMPNRESPSPPPGLTKPPSSLVVPITVADLTARSPFEGAAAESQSLFSDNSNFRHPNPIPSGLPPFASSPRGGSDWPMTPEPQSLFASDTIPVSSSTDWQAAFGFGSSTKQQQDDDLGFDPFDVTRKALADLIEKELSVQDQPSPLGSPSPFGLHHPGSHHGLHMPLSNPNHFPSSIGPPPRLSQLHHRHISSSFSFPGSQSQSSHHGGSQAAQAAAARHTWMGMPPSARSNNHLLSHLNHSANAGGGHSNFLDLSMPPQHHSHNTGLGGIPMSENSSSIDGLNVKEWQDGLRALLPNININFGGLPNSSSSSSSSSSSSMNHMGAPGGLNGPGGLSHSLSWDGTASWMDPAIITGSIPASAGSSLDCLQEDQNPPHWLKSLQALTEMDGPALPSLPQQPQNQQHQSLHHSHHHGLLDQASSHPHLHHRAGSGWAPYLPGLTQPTHPNPSQFHSPPPGFQTAFRPPGQSATELLQSASGGDRH, from the exons ATGTCCCACAGCCCCGAGATAAAGGACGACTCCATGGAGTGCCCCCTGTGCATGGAGCCGCTGGAGATTGACGACGTAAACTTCTTTCCCTGCACCTGCGGCTACCAGATCTGCCGCTTCTGTTGGCACCGCATCCGCACTGATGAGAACGGCCTCTGCCCTGCCTGCAGAAAG CCGTACCCGGAGGACCCTGCGGTGTACAAGcccctgtcacaggaggagatTCAGAGGATAAAGAACGagaagaagcagaagcagaaCGAGAAGAAACAGAAGGTGACAGAGAATCGGAAACACCTGGCCAGTGTCAGGGTGGTGCAGAGAAACCTGGTTTTTGTTGTCGGGCTCTCTCAAAGGCTCGCAGACCCAGAG GTTCTAAAGAGGCCAGAGTATTTTGGGAAGTTTGGGAAAATACACAAGGTGGTCATCAACAACAGCACATCATATGCAGGTTCACAG GGTCCCAGTGCTAGTGCCTATGTCACTTACATCCGCTCTGAAGACGCCCTCAGAGCAATACAATGTGTGAACAATGTGGTGGTGGACGGTAGGACACTCAAG GCTTCTTTAGGCACAACAAAATACTGCAGTTACTTCCTCAAAAGCATGCAGTGTCCCAAACCAGACTGTATGTATCTACACGAGCTGGGGGACGAGGCGGCTAGCTTTACGAAAGAGGAGATGCAG GCCGGGAAACACCAAGAATACGAGCAGAAACTACTCCAGGACCTCTACAAAATGAACCCCAGCTTTCTACAAACACCAACGTGTTCAGGGGAAAAGTCCAAAAGCAAATCTTCAAATTCTACACAAAG acccagcaacGGCAAGGACGGGTGGCCAACACTATCGGTGTATGGTGGCAAACTGGCCAATGGGCTGTCGGAGGACAGGAAATCTCCTCCGCTGCTAGACTGCTGTCTGGACCCAGAAGTCATGACCTCAGACGGGTTAAGACTTGGCTTGGGGCTGGACACAGGGATGGGGTCTGTCCAGGGGGCTGCCCTGTCCCCCTTCTCTTCTAATTGTGACAGCAACGG TCCCAGCGACAAACCTCCGGAATCAATAGGTATGGTGAATGGAGAGACTTTACAACAG ATGCCTAACCGCGagtccccttcccctcccccggGGCTGACTAAGCCCCCCAGCAGTCTGGTGGTTCCCATCACTGTAGCAGACCTCACCGCCCGCTCGCCCTTCGAGGGGGCTGCTGCAGAGTCCCAGTCCCTGTTCTCCGACAACAGTAACTTCAGACACCCCAACCCCATCCCGTCCGGCCTGCCCCCCTTCGCCAGTTCGCCTAGAGGGGGATCCGACTGGCCCATGACCCCCGAACCACAGAGCCTCTTCGCATCAG ACACAATACCGGTATCCTCCTCCACAGACTGGCAGGCAGCCTTCGGCTTCGGCTCCTCTACTAAACAGCAGCAGGACGACGACCTGGGCTTCGACCCCTTTGACGTGACACGGAAGGCCCTGGCTGACCTCATTGAGAAGGAGCTGTCAGTCCAGGACCAGCCCAGTCCCCTGGGGTCCCCCAGCCCCTTCGGCCTCCACCACCCCGGGTCCCACCACGGCCTCCACATGCCCCTCTCCAACCCCAACCATTTCCCCAGCAGCATTGGACCTCCACCCCGCCTCTCTCAGCTCCACCACAGGCACATTTCTAGCTCCTTTAGTTTCCCTGGTTCCCAGAGTCAGAGCAGTCATCATGGTGGAAGTCAGGCTGCCCAGGCCGCTGCAGCTCGGCATACCTGGATGGGCATGCCTCCCTCGGCACGCAGCAATAACCACCTCCTCTCACACTTGAACCACTCGGCCAATGCTGGAGGAGGACATAGCAACTTCCTGGACTTGAGCATGCCTCCTCAGCACCACAGTCACAATACAGGGCTGGGAGGGATCCCCATGTCAG aaaaCAGCAGTTCTATAGACGGCCTCAATGTGAAAGAATGGCAGGACGGTTTGAGAGCTCTCCTccccaacatcaacatcaacttcGGGGGTCTCCCCAactcctcctcatcttcttcttcctcctcttcctccagtaTGAACCACATGGGGGCTCCTGGGGGGCTAAATGGGCCAGGTggtctctcacacagtctcagcTGGGATGGTACGGCCAGCTGGATGGACCCAGCTATCATCACAGGTA gCATCCCAGCCTCAGCAGGCAGCAGTTTAGACTGTCTCCAGGAGGACCAGAACCCTCCTCACTGGCTCAAATCCCTCCAGGCCCTGACAGAGATGGACGGCCCTGCACTGCCATCACTCCCCCAGCAGCCCCAGAACCAGCAACACCAATCCCTCCACCACAGCCACCACCATGGCCTCCTAGACCAGGCCTCCTCACACCCACACCTCCACCACAGAGCAGGCTCTGGTTGGGCCCCCTACCTGCCCGGCCTGACCCAGCCCACACACCCCAACCCCAGCCAATTCCACAGCCCTCCCCCAGGCTTCCAGACAGCCTTCAGACCCCCAGGCCAAAGCGCCACAGAGTTGCTACAGAGCGCCTCCGGCGGGGACCGCCACTAA
- the LOC124004525 gene encoding CCR4-NOT transcription complex subunit 4-like isoform X2 — MSHSPEIKDDSMECPLCMEPLEIDDVNFFPCTCGYQICRFCWHRIRTDENGLCPACRKPYPEDPAVYKPLSQEEIQRIKNEKKQKQNEKKQKVTENRKHLASVRVVQRNLVFVVGLSQRLADPEVLKRPEYFGKFGKIHKVVINNSTSYAGSQGPSASAYVTYIRSEDALRAIQCVNNVVVDGRTLKASLGTTKYCSYFLKSMQCPKPDCMYLHELGDEAASFTKEEMQAGKHQEYEQKLLQDLYKMNPSFLQTPTCSGEKSKSKSSNSTQRPSNGKDGWPTLSVYGGKLANGLSEDRKSPPLLDCCLDPEVMTSDGLRLGLGLDTGMGSVQGAALSPFSSNCDSNGPSDKPPESIGMVNGETLQQMPNRESPSPPPGLTKPPSSLVVPITVADLTARSPFEGAAAESQSLFSDNSNFRHPNPIPSGLPPFASSPRGGSDWPMTPEPQSLFASDTIPVSSSTDWQAAFGFGSSTKQQQDDDLGFDPFDVTRKALADLIEKELSVQDQPSPLGSPSPFGLHHPGSHHGLHMPLSNPNHFPSSIGPPPRLSQLHHRHISSSFSFPGSQSQSSHHGGSQAAQAAAARHTWMGMPPSARSNNHLLSHLNHSANAGGGHSNFLDLSMPPQHHSHNTGLGGIPMSENSSSIDGLNVKEWQDGLRALLPNININFGGLPNSSSSSSSSSSSSMNHMGAPGGLNGPGGLSHSLSWDGTASWMDPAIITGIPASAGSSLDCLQEDQNPPHWLKSLQALTEMDGPALPSLPQQPQNQQHQSLHHSHHHGLLDQASSHPHLHHRAGSGWAPYLPGLTQPTHPNPSQFHSPPPGFQTAFRPPGQSATELLQSASGGDRH; from the exons ATGTCCCACAGCCCCGAGATAAAGGACGACTCCATGGAGTGCCCCCTGTGCATGGAGCCGCTGGAGATTGACGACGTAAACTTCTTTCCCTGCACCTGCGGCTACCAGATCTGCCGCTTCTGTTGGCACCGCATCCGCACTGATGAGAACGGCCTCTGCCCTGCCTGCAGAAAG CCGTACCCGGAGGACCCTGCGGTGTACAAGcccctgtcacaggaggagatTCAGAGGATAAAGAACGagaagaagcagaagcagaaCGAGAAGAAACAGAAGGTGACAGAGAATCGGAAACACCTGGCCAGTGTCAGGGTGGTGCAGAGAAACCTGGTTTTTGTTGTCGGGCTCTCTCAAAGGCTCGCAGACCCAGAG GTTCTAAAGAGGCCAGAGTATTTTGGGAAGTTTGGGAAAATACACAAGGTGGTCATCAACAACAGCACATCATATGCAGGTTCACAG GGTCCCAGTGCTAGTGCCTATGTCACTTACATCCGCTCTGAAGACGCCCTCAGAGCAATACAATGTGTGAACAATGTGGTGGTGGACGGTAGGACACTCAAG GCTTCTTTAGGCACAACAAAATACTGCAGTTACTTCCTCAAAAGCATGCAGTGTCCCAAACCAGACTGTATGTATCTACACGAGCTGGGGGACGAGGCGGCTAGCTTTACGAAAGAGGAGATGCAG GCCGGGAAACACCAAGAATACGAGCAGAAACTACTCCAGGACCTCTACAAAATGAACCCCAGCTTTCTACAAACACCAACGTGTTCAGGGGAAAAGTCCAAAAGCAAATCTTCAAATTCTACACAAAG acccagcaacGGCAAGGACGGGTGGCCAACACTATCGGTGTATGGTGGCAAACTGGCCAATGGGCTGTCGGAGGACAGGAAATCTCCTCCGCTGCTAGACTGCTGTCTGGACCCAGAAGTCATGACCTCAGACGGGTTAAGACTTGGCTTGGGGCTGGACACAGGGATGGGGTCTGTCCAGGGGGCTGCCCTGTCCCCCTTCTCTTCTAATTGTGACAGCAACGG TCCCAGCGACAAACCTCCGGAATCAATAGGTATGGTGAATGGAGAGACTTTACAACAG ATGCCTAACCGCGagtccccttcccctcccccggGGCTGACTAAGCCCCCCAGCAGTCTGGTGGTTCCCATCACTGTAGCAGACCTCACCGCCCGCTCGCCCTTCGAGGGGGCTGCTGCAGAGTCCCAGTCCCTGTTCTCCGACAACAGTAACTTCAGACACCCCAACCCCATCCCGTCCGGCCTGCCCCCCTTCGCCAGTTCGCCTAGAGGGGGATCCGACTGGCCCATGACCCCCGAACCACAGAGCCTCTTCGCATCAG ACACAATACCGGTATCCTCCTCCACAGACTGGCAGGCAGCCTTCGGCTTCGGCTCCTCTACTAAACAGCAGCAGGACGACGACCTGGGCTTCGACCCCTTTGACGTGACACGGAAGGCCCTGGCTGACCTCATTGAGAAGGAGCTGTCAGTCCAGGACCAGCCCAGTCCCCTGGGGTCCCCCAGCCCCTTCGGCCTCCACCACCCCGGGTCCCACCACGGCCTCCACATGCCCCTCTCCAACCCCAACCATTTCCCCAGCAGCATTGGACCTCCACCCCGCCTCTCTCAGCTCCACCACAGGCACATTTCTAGCTCCTTTAGTTTCCCTGGTTCCCAGAGTCAGAGCAGTCATCATGGTGGAAGTCAGGCTGCCCAGGCCGCTGCAGCTCGGCATACCTGGATGGGCATGCCTCCCTCGGCACGCAGCAATAACCACCTCCTCTCACACTTGAACCACTCGGCCAATGCTGGAGGAGGACATAGCAACTTCCTGGACTTGAGCATGCCTCCTCAGCACCACAGTCACAATACAGGGCTGGGAGGGATCCCCATGTCAG aaaaCAGCAGTTCTATAGACGGCCTCAATGTGAAAGAATGGCAGGACGGTTTGAGAGCTCTCCTccccaacatcaacatcaacttcGGGGGTCTCCCCAactcctcctcatcttcttcttcctcctcttcctccagtaTGAACCACATGGGGGCTCCTGGGGGGCTAAATGGGCCAGGTggtctctcacacagtctcagcTGGGATGGTACGGCCAGCTGGATGGACCCAGCTATCATCACAG gCATCCCAGCCTCAGCAGGCAGCAGTTTAGACTGTCTCCAGGAGGACCAGAACCCTCCTCACTGGCTCAAATCCCTCCAGGCCCTGACAGAGATGGACGGCCCTGCACTGCCATCACTCCCCCAGCAGCCCCAGAACCAGCAACACCAATCCCTCCACCACAGCCACCACCATGGCCTCCTAGACCAGGCCTCCTCACACCCACACCTCCACCACAGAGCAGGCTCTGGTTGGGCCCCCTACCTGCCCGGCCTGACCCAGCCCACACACCCCAACCCCAGCCAATTCCACAGCCCTCCCCCAGGCTTCCAGACAGCCTTCAGACCCCCAGGCCAAAGCGCCACAGAGTTGCTACAGAGCGCCTCCGGCGGGGACCGCCACTAA